A single window of Jiangella alkaliphila DNA harbors:
- a CDS encoding helix-turn-helix domain-containing protein: protein MTDDAQALGRRVAQARKRRGLSQRELARLLDRSETWLSQVERGVRKIDRMSVLERVAAVLEVPLAELAPDRPVVAATHERPAPAVDLTLALSSSNALTAVLAERSSANLQELTGSVDRAWSLVHAAEYERVSELLMRLLPALEFAARASNGEVQRAAYATLARAYHACASVLSKLGEPSAACVSADRAIAAAERSGDALLMAEGAFRLALVFQSARFYDQVIQTASTAVDALSGRVDARDPAAISLSGSLLMQMAITDARRNNADQAYAHLAEAERLGQVLGADRNDYGTEFGPANVTLHQVTVAVELGDAGRALRIASGFDSSGLSPERRSRYQLELARAHAQRRDAPAAVAAIHEALQIAPELVVGHPTVHALLTDLLRTESGQATEVRDLARRVGMTP, encoded by the coding sequence GTGACCGACGACGCTCAAGCATTAGGTCGTAGAGTCGCGCAGGCGCGGAAGCGTCGCGGCCTTTCGCAGCGGGAGCTAGCTCGTTTGCTTGACCGCTCTGAGACGTGGCTGTCGCAGGTGGAGCGGGGCGTGCGGAAGATCGACCGCATGTCCGTGTTGGAACGGGTGGCCGCGGTGCTGGAAGTGCCACTCGCAGAGTTGGCGCCGGATCGGCCCGTCGTCGCGGCGACACACGAGCGGCCGGCACCTGCGGTCGACCTGACGTTGGCTCTGAGTTCGAGCAACGCTCTCACGGCCGTACTCGCTGAACGTTCGTCGGCCAACCTCCAGGAGCTGACCGGTTCGGTTGATCGGGCATGGTCGCTGGTTCACGCGGCCGAGTACGAGCGGGTCAGCGAGCTGCTGATGCGGCTCCTGCCAGCGCTAGAGTTCGCGGCTCGTGCATCGAACGGGGAAGTGCAGCGGGCGGCCTATGCGACGCTGGCCCGCGCCTATCACGCGTGTGCGTCCGTGCTGTCGAAGCTCGGTGAGCCGTCCGCCGCCTGCGTCTCCGCTGACCGCGCCATCGCGGCCGCGGAGCGCTCCGGCGACGCTCTGCTGATGGCCGAAGGCGCCTTCCGTCTTGCGCTCGTGTTCCAGAGTGCACGGTTCTACGACCAGGTCATTCAGACTGCCTCCACAGCCGTCGACGCGCTCTCTGGTCGGGTCGATGCCAGGGACCCTGCGGCCATCTCGCTCTCGGGCTCGTTGCTGATGCAGATGGCCATCACGGATGCTCGGCGTAACAATGCCGACCAGGCCTACGCGCACCTGGCCGAAGCGGAACGCCTCGGACAGGTTCTCGGCGCAGACCGCAACGACTACGGCACGGAGTTCGGTCCCGCGAACGTCACCCTCCACCAGGTCACCGTCGCGGTCGAGCTTGGTGACGCCGGCCGCGCGTTGCGGATCGCCTCAGGCTTCGATTCCTCCGGTCTCTCTCCCGAGCGGCGATCGCGCTATCAATTAGAGCTGGCCCGCGCCCACGCCCAACGTCGCGACGCTCCCGCCGCCGTGGCCGCTATCCACGAGGCCCTTCAAATTGCACCTGAGTTGGTCGTCGGCCACCCCACCGTTCACGCACTACTGACCGATCTCCTGCGCACCGAGAGCGGACAAGCGACCGAGGTCCGGGACCTGGCGAGGCGAGTCGGCATGACGCCCTGA
- a CDS encoding putative quinol monooxygenase: protein MFALVVRFDLRDEDAVAAFDALVARTAPGIRELEPGTLVYATHGVEGEPLARVFYEVYADRAAFEAHEEQLHVKAFLAERGQYLTSTRVEFLTDGPAKGLSDGARG, encoded by the coding sequence GTGTTCGCTCTGGTGGTGCGGTTCGATCTGCGTGATGAGGATGCCGTCGCGGCGTTCGATGCGTTGGTGGCGCGGACGGCTCCTGGTATCAGGGAGTTGGAGCCGGGGACGCTGGTGTATGCGACGCATGGCGTCGAGGGGGAGCCGCTGGCCCGAGTGTTCTATGAGGTGTACGCAGACCGGGCGGCGTTCGAGGCGCATGAGGAGCAGCTGCACGTGAAGGCGTTCCTGGCGGAGCGTGGTCAATACCTGACGTCGACCCGTGTGGAGTTCCTGACGGACGGTCCGGCTAAGGGCCTGTCAGACGGAGCCAGAGGGTGA
- a CDS encoding DUF4145 domain-containing protein → MSNFDVQRVAVLTFRNVPGGSVIDETLQAMKCQGCQRVTAVVEQNRRGIHWYPAPGAANLDKQVNERVASCYDEGMRCLGIGANRAAAVMFRSALSLFVKDKGGPDAKAERHLKPALRHMKEDGSLHSSLAEWADHLNQLGNEGAHPEDYDDVTADEAAKLAEFVRHLIRHEYEMPAQLLRARGLLKEDEGASRDAPPDDAAPVIL, encoded by the coding sequence GTGTCCAACTTCGACGTTCAGCGCGTAGCGGTCCTCACCTTTCGGAACGTCCCGGGCGGCAGCGTGATCGATGAGACGCTCCAAGCGATGAAGTGCCAGGGCTGTCAACGCGTGACCGCTGTCGTCGAACAGAACCGGCGTGGGATCCACTGGTATCCAGCGCCAGGCGCCGCAAATCTGGACAAGCAGGTCAACGAACGCGTTGCCTCTTGCTACGACGAGGGGATGCGTTGCCTCGGCATCGGAGCGAATCGCGCCGCTGCGGTGATGTTCCGGAGTGCGCTCAGTCTGTTCGTCAAAGACAAGGGTGGACCAGACGCCAAAGCTGAACGCCACCTCAAACCCGCCCTCAGGCACATGAAGGAGGACGGTTCGCTGCACTCGTCGCTGGCCGAATGGGCCGACCACCTCAATCAGCTGGGCAACGAAGGCGCGCACCCCGAGGACTACGACGACGTGACAGCCGACGAGGCTGCCAAGCTCGCTGAGTTTGTTCGCCACCTCATACGTCACGAGTACGAGATGCCAGCTCAACTGCTCCGCGCGCGGGGGTTGCTCAAGGAGGACGAGGGCGCTTCACGAGACGCACCGCCGGACGACGCGGCCCCAGTCATCCTCTAA
- a CDS encoding DUF5677 domain-containing protein: protein MGADSPFGQPVTAPPEHKPWTTIPLIQQIDDELPWLGQATHTIKYIAMPIVREFISASAPYQAPALVFSQAFNDWMELLDEVLEGAGRPATRTARALVEHAINMADVSTSPGQAERYMDHLVIVAELQQNARIGLSKLNPKARRSVARKLEREARQAERKITEAVSRYGPSWKRSWASENLYDRASRLNLVDLYDYYRIASLVMHGAAGGSLGTRATIDGHTVHRTGPAIDLCPMAYFEGNRAFLSILDSAATVRADMDFSDLRNAVQELLDGFDDVRSAFVKIDEQTWPRTSPAEPHSVVAIARNGQVRWYWHEPIADLLFEAEQPTLADKVQRALDQKVDDIVRSPDQYIHPGFRWVAGVFGPPALSPPRAGGWAVPAASVLAAGQEDIAVPD, encoded by the coding sequence ATGGGAGCCGACTCGCCGTTCGGGCAACCGGTAACAGCGCCCCCGGAGCACAAACCATGGACCACTATCCCGCTCATCCAGCAGATTGATGATGAGCTGCCTTGGCTTGGCCAAGCGACGCACACGATCAAGTATATAGCTATGCCAATTGTCCGGGAGTTTATCTCGGCGTCCGCGCCCTACCAGGCGCCCGCGTTGGTCTTCAGTCAGGCGTTCAATGACTGGATGGAACTCCTTGATGAGGTGTTAGAGGGTGCGGGGCGACCAGCTACACGCACCGCGCGCGCATTAGTCGAGCATGCAATAAATATGGCCGATGTCTCAACGAGTCCCGGACAAGCTGAGCGATATATGGATCATCTCGTCATCGTTGCAGAGCTTCAGCAGAACGCGAGGATTGGCCTGTCGAAGCTTAATCCGAAGGCGAGACGGTCCGTTGCTAGGAAGCTGGAACGTGAAGCCAGGCAGGCCGAGAGAAAGATTACCGAGGCGGTGTCGCGCTACGGTCCTTCATGGAAACGCAGCTGGGCGAGCGAGAACCTCTATGACCGCGCGAGTCGCCTGAACCTTGTGGATCTGTACGACTACTATCGCATTGCGTCTTTGGTGATGCACGGAGCCGCTGGTGGAAGTCTCGGGACTCGCGCCACCATCGACGGGCATACCGTCCATCGGACGGGTCCAGCGATCGACCTTTGTCCCATGGCCTACTTCGAGGGAAATCGGGCATTCTTGTCGATACTCGATTCGGCTGCCACCGTACGCGCAGATATGGACTTCAGTGATCTGCGCAATGCGGTCCAAGAACTGCTAGATGGCTTTGATGACGTTAGAAGTGCCTTTGTAAAGATCGACGAGCAGACCTGGCCCAGGACCAGTCCGGCGGAGCCACATTCCGTTGTAGCTATTGCTCGCAATGGACAAGTTCGCTGGTATTGGCATGAGCCCATCGCTGACCTGCTCTTCGAGGCCGAGCAGCCGACCCTGGCGGATAAGGTTCAGCGCGCGTTGGACCAGAAAGTCGATGACATCGTGCGCTCGCCAGATCAGTATATCCACCCGGGCTTTCGTTGGGTCGCAGGAGTATTCGGTCCTCCGGCGCTTTCCCCGCCCCGGGCCGGCGGCTGGGCGGTTCCAGCAGCGAGCGTTCTCGCCGCGGGGCAGGAAGATATCGCCGTCCCGGATTGA
- a CDS encoding type II toxin-antitoxin system VapC family toxin, which produces MIVVDTGPIVAAAITDDAHHERCVQEFARIFKARTTMVVPSFVAAEACYMLSRFGTPQHEAAFVRSLESGLLTFGELTTDDLARVAVLVDRYADFPLGAADASVVSVAERLKATEVFTLDVRHFTAMRPAHTSAFTLLPG; this is translated from the coding sequence GTGATCGTCGTCGACACCGGCCCTATCGTGGCTGCTGCCATCACTGATGACGCGCACCACGAGCGATGCGTCCAGGAGTTCGCCCGCATCTTCAAGGCACGGACGACGATGGTCGTGCCGAGCTTCGTCGCCGCGGAAGCCTGCTACATGCTGTCCCGATTCGGAACGCCGCAGCACGAGGCCGCGTTCGTCCGGTCGCTGGAATCCGGGCTGCTGACCTTCGGCGAGCTGACTACGGACGATCTCGCCCGCGTTGCCGTCCTGGTCGACCGCTACGCCGACTTCCCGCTTGGTGCGGCGGATGCGTCCGTGGTCTCGGTGGCTGAACGGCTGAAGGCAACCGAGGTCTTCACCCTCGACGTACGCCACTTCACGGCGATGCGTCCAGCTCACACGAGTGCGTTCACCCTGCTACCTGGTTAG
- a CDS encoding phytanoyl-CoA dioxygenase family protein: MDNGTADAWRTDGFVILPGFLSSDDLAAALGEVETMFPTPDGFHDGTDPRRTRYVDDEFDGIDEFPFSSTELSLLAVHPRIVQLAEDLLGQTDLRISSAEAWAKYTGAASYDQALHRDYLNQTILVPSTENRYQQLELFVFLVDVPEELGPPHVVSWDHTAHLPMNPNFYPRSGGTGEFVSTADNSNLYAAEQSGAGPAGTVIAFNTRTFHRGTSLRAPRGARYSMQLIFRPADVDWGQRMAWAARSHLPAWYAFVHRATPRQLELFGFPPPGHQFWTAETLNGIQQRYPELDVRPWRDSS; the protein is encoded by the coding sequence ATGGACAACGGCACCGCAGACGCCTGGCGCACTGACGGCTTTGTGATCCTGCCTGGCTTTCTTTCGAGCGATGACCTGGCGGCCGCACTCGGGGAGGTGGAGACGATGTTTCCCACCCCGGACGGGTTTCATGACGGCACCGATCCACGTCGCACCCGCTATGTCGATGATGAGTTCGACGGGATCGACGAGTTCCCGTTCTCCAGTACCGAGCTCAGTCTCCTGGCTGTGCATCCCCGGATCGTCCAGCTAGCCGAGGATCTGCTCGGGCAGACTGACCTGCGGATCTCCTCGGCGGAAGCTTGGGCCAAGTACACGGGCGCCGCATCGTACGACCAGGCGCTGCACCGCGACTATCTCAATCAGACGATCCTGGTGCCTTCCACTGAGAACCGGTACCAGCAACTTGAGCTCTTCGTCTTCCTCGTCGACGTCCCTGAAGAGCTCGGCCCGCCGCATGTGGTCTCGTGGGACCACACCGCCCACCTGCCGATGAATCCGAACTTCTACCCCAGGAGCGGTGGCACCGGCGAGTTCGTCTCGACCGCCGACAACTCGAACCTGTACGCCGCAGAGCAGTCCGGCGCGGGCCCGGCCGGCACCGTCATCGCATTCAACACCCGGACCTTCCACCGCGGCACCAGTCTCAGGGCGCCTCGGGGCGCCCGATACTCGATGCAACTCATCTTCCGTCCGGCCGACGTCGACTGGGGCCAACGGATGGCATGGGCGGCGCGAAGCCACCTGCCCGCGTGGTACGCGTTCGTGCACCGTGCGACGCCACGTCAGCTTGAACTCTTCGGGTTCCCGCCCCCTGGCCACCAGTTCTGGACCGCGGAGACACTCAACGGCATCCAGCAGCGCTACCCGGAACTGGACGTGAGGCCCTGGCGTGACTCTTCCTGA
- a CDS encoding TetR/AcrR family transcriptional regulator: MALSREDWTHAALVAIAEGGTAAVTVEPLAARLGATKGSFYWHFGSRAELVAAALATWEREATDEIIARLEDLPDPVERLRLTLTAAMEDEGDEYGAIDAALLASAADPAVAPVVERVQNKRLAFLERCFRDMDLPRREARLRAQIGYSIYLGWFRQRQAGGATVPTVRELRAYQRTAIDLLTP; encoded by the coding sequence ATGGCACTTAGCCGCGAGGACTGGACGCACGCCGCGCTCGTCGCGATCGCCGAGGGTGGTACCGCCGCGGTCACGGTCGAGCCCCTGGCCGCGCGGCTGGGCGCCACGAAGGGCAGCTTCTACTGGCACTTCGGCAGCCGCGCCGAGCTGGTCGCGGCCGCGCTCGCGACGTGGGAGCGCGAGGCGACCGACGAGATCATCGCCCGGCTCGAGGATCTGCCCGACCCCGTCGAGCGGCTGCGACTGACGCTCACCGCGGCCATGGAGGACGAGGGCGACGAGTACGGCGCGATCGACGCGGCGCTGCTCGCCTCCGCCGCGGATCCGGCGGTCGCCCCGGTCGTCGAGCGGGTCCAGAACAAGCGGCTCGCGTTCCTGGAGCGCTGCTTCCGCGACATGGACCTGCCGCGGCGCGAGGCGCGCCTGCGCGCACAGATCGGCTACAGCATCTACCTCGGCTGGTTCCGCCAGCGGCAGGCGGGCGGCGCGACGGTGCCGACGGTCCGCGAGCTGCGCGCCTACCAGCGCACGGCGATCGACCTGCTCACGCCCTGA
- a CDS encoding SRPBCC family protein, whose amino-acid sequence MRVLSRHVRDLDASGEEVGRLIAALGSEHDALWPNDLWPGTQLEFDRPLGPGARGGHGVIRYSVDAYEPGRRVRFRFDPGTGLDGTHGFDVEQLADGRTRLVHTLDTRLEGAVKLAKPLLLRMHDTMIGQLLDNAERLTGGRVERPTRMALWMRALNAVEARLTRGAGTPPATGTRV is encoded by the coding sequence ATGAGAGTCCTGAGCAGGCACGTGCGCGACCTCGACGCAAGCGGCGAGGAGGTGGGACGGCTCATCGCCGCCCTCGGCAGCGAGCACGACGCGCTGTGGCCGAACGACCTCTGGCCCGGCACCCAGCTCGAGTTCGACCGCCCGCTCGGCCCCGGCGCGCGCGGCGGGCACGGCGTCATCCGCTACTCGGTCGACGCATACGAGCCCGGTCGCCGCGTGCGCTTCCGCTTCGACCCCGGCACGGGCCTCGACGGCACCCACGGCTTCGACGTCGAACAGCTCGCGGACGGCCGCACGCGGCTGGTGCACACGCTCGACACGCGGCTGGAGGGAGCGGTCAAGCTGGCGAAGCCGCTGCTCCTGCGCATGCACGACACGATGATCGGCCAGCTGCTCGACAACGCGGAACGGCTCACCGGCGGCCGGGTGGAGCGCCCCACGCGGATGGCGCTCTGGATGCGCGCGCTGAACGCCGTCGAGGCGCGCCTGACGCGGGGCGCCGGCACCCCGCCCGCCACCGGTACGCGCGTCTGA